The DNA region AATCCCTTCTGCAGTGTCCTAAGAACTGGTCATCCATGCTTCCTTTGGAGACTTCTAGTGAATGTACTTACTGATTCCTAAATTCATTCTCTTCTTGCATACCTCTACTTAGAAATTTTTACCTTACATTGAACCTGAAACCTGTCTCTCTGTCCTAGTTTTTCCCTCAGCAAGGAAGCAAGATAAGCTTAATTCCTTTTCCACATAACAGACAAATGTTTGTCTGTATGTCTGTCCTTGTACCTTTCAATGATAGTTAAGCATAAACATTGATAACCTGCTATGCTAAGTGAACCTTAATTTGATCTGTAATGTgaggacattggactagatgatctcagatGCTTTCTTGCTCTAAAATTCTTCAGGATTAAGCCACCTCCGGGCAGATGTTAACACTAGTGATACATGtaacccttccccccaaaatgtaTTACTGATAGGACAGAGTTTGTTCAGTTGATATTTTTACTtaagaaaaaattagaagatCATTAAAGGAATGTGGGTCCAAGTTAAGGATGCTTCATCAACAGGTATCATTGCAATACTCTTAAAAAACTTCAAGTCCTGAATAATACTGCTATGTTTTCCCTTTTTCAGATTCTGTAAGAACTTCACCAAATTTCCCATGTCCTGAAACTCCAGTGCATTTTCACAATCCAGTTACAAAGAATGCCAAAATCAATCTTTGAAGTGATCTTGCTATTCCTGTTTTCTTTAATTTGTgtgtctatttctctgtctcttttttaatAGGTGAAAAACCTTTCGAATGTCCAAATTGCCATGAACGTTTTGCTAGGAATAGCACACTCAAATGTCATCTGACTGCATGCCAATCTGGTGTGGGggctaaaaaaggaagaaagaagcttTATGAATGTCAGGTATGTGGggtttgctttttccctccctttttctttacaCAGGGAGTCTTTCTTGTAAATATTTGAAAGTGAGACCTTGTGGGGTTTTCCCCTCTTGCTTTTAGGATGTCAGAACTGAAGGAAAAGGTTTAATTAAGGTGGTAGGTTTAGAAATGGATAAGAAGCAAGACCACTATTTTGGCCTTTGGTGGCAAGTGGAAGAAAGATTAGCTCAACCCGGGGCACAGAGATTTTTATTCCCTAAATTTCCAGAACTATTACAAGAGTTCTGTAATTCCAGATAATAACAGCTCTTGGAGTGGTACTTTATATTGAAAAATTCACTTACTTCATTATGTCCACCTAAGCCATTAGCTCAACCGTCTGATAGCTGAAATATTTCCCTATATTATATGTGTCCCAGTTATTCTGTGGGTTTTAATCTTGTTAGCCTAGGGAAATATGTCACTCTTACTTTCTATTTATTGCTAGTTTTAGAATATCGTAGGACCACTTAAGATACACATAGATGTAAATGTGTATAATATTACAGGAGATCTGTTTGTTGAATCTGTACGTTTGAAGTGAAAGAACAAAACTGAAAATGTAGAGTAGCTTGGCTAAGAATAGATAGCAAATTATTAGGGGATCTATATTTAGAGCAGCCTgattgccttctcttttcttgaCTATTTCTGTTAATGGTTCTCTGAATTTTGTGTACCTCAGTACCATCTCATATTTTTTGTAAGTTATCTTTGTGTGCCAACTATTATTGAAAACTGTTTTACCAAAGTCAGTCATTATAGAAAGCTTGAACATGTTAAGGATTTTATTAGCTgccattttctttcattaatgTGTGTCTTGATTTCTTTTAACGATGTAACAGATTTCAGTTCTGGAACAAGCACACAAACACAATGCCAAGGGATTGGGTTAAAAACAAGACTTGACTTCTTTTCACCAAAAATGAGGCAAGAATTCACACCTCTTACTGCTTTTAAATAttcaggaaggagaggaaagagctgattataaatactgaaatttTATGCCAGACACTGAATAAGTacagtctcattttatttttatttggtaaTTAAATTCTTTAAAGAAAGGCTTTCAATAACTTAAAACATTGTAACTACCTCAAATTTAATTTTAGAGAACATTTCCTCTTACATAAATCAAGAATGACCACTGTTATATTTCTTTGAATAGAAAATTGCTGTCCTATCTAAAAAGGTCCCAGTATTTTTCAGTACCTGAATATATAGGTTCCTTATTCCAGATGGAGTAGTTAAGAGTTGTTAGACTAATTTAGTCTTTTCATAattataactttcatttcttGCAAGGGAATTTTCCTAATGTAGTCAGTTTATGCATTAGTGAGTTCCCTGTCCATCAGCACCTCAATTCCTTTGTTCAtttaaattttcatcttttttcttttttaaaattttagacttaaatgcacaatagagaaaagaaaaagacattataaacttaaatattgaaactttaacacaaaataaggaaaggaaaaaaaagcatgtcatgtgcacaacagaacgtaagagaggattcaaaatatgtagcaataaatttccatttcaagaaagcctgtataatgAATACTACACGTTGTGTTgaaaactgtccatcttttctttttccaggctttttttgttctctactgtgtaCTTTCTAGTTTgttgtttttccccccttcctcgcCCCatccccagaaggctacaattaaacagaTAGGtatataggtattgatatatacatacacacacacatatatatacatacatacgcacatagaCAGagtttccctaacaaattctactcttggtttttgtttttgtctatgaatatctcttatttcctatccctcctgactcctctacttctaCCCATTATCTTGCCCTCctgttacttaacctaccccgCCTTCatggatccctcccttatcctccctttactataaatctaaacacccttctatacacCTCCCAGTTGACCTATTCACCCtgccctctaaagatccctctctTATTCAATTTTCAACTTTTAGTAAGATTCAATGGAAATCATGTGTCTgggagaaaatttagagaaaACATAAATTCCTGTTCAtatgaaattttttatttaaaaaaattcattgaaaatcTAAGATGTTGCCTCTGCCCCCAGAGCTTTACagtctacttttttttaatcttccataCTATTTTTAACAATTCAAGTTGACAAATACTAAGTATCTgttttgtgctaggcactagagatacaagtaTGAAAAGTGGCacagttctctgacttcaaagatCTCAGAGTTTTAATATATGAATAATTATAATGAAAGATAGTATGTAATTAGTGCCAtagaatttcagaggaagagatgagcaCTGACAGTAAAAGGAAGGCATGTTTGAGAAATAAGTAGTCTGATTTGGAGCTCAGGTTATATGTAGACAATAAAGCTGGAAGAGTAGGTTGACACTATATCAAGCATCTTGAATGCTAGGCCAAGGAGTTTGTCCTTTATTCACTATTTGTGACTTTCAGCATGGGGAACCAAGTAGTAGTTTTATGTCTCATACCATCAGCACAGGGATATGACTTTTTGTTAGTTCAAGAAATAGTTAAAATAGTTGAGATCTCAAAATTCTCTTCCCATCTAGATAGTTTCCTTAgagtagcattttattttttctaaattaaaattcTACTTGTATGTATTTCCCTATTTTAACTAAGAAATGACGTATCAGAATATTCCCTGTTGGCATATTTTGCAGTTATGTTTTTAACAATATTGGTCTTTTGTCAAAAATTGAACTCGGACATGTAATAATAGTGCAAATCATTTGCCTcgaaaccctgtgagatagaaaATCCTCCCTATTTCATAATTTATATCCAATGGGCATTGAGGtagcttttaatattttttgaaagatgttttGTGCACATATGCAAAATGTGTCCAAtaatgaaagcaagaaaaaaattttttaacttaattATTTTGCAGTAAATTCATCATATTCCTGACacttcagaatttgttttaaggaatgttcttttaaaaataatgtacatTAGTTTGAAAGTTTGTCATGTGCTTAATTATTTCAGGTTTGTAACAGTGTGTTTAACAGCTGGGACCAGTTCAAAGATCACTTGGTAATACACACAGGAGATAAACCCAACCATTGTACCTTATGTGACTTGTGGTTTATGCAAGGAAATGAACTAAGGAGGCATCTCAAGGAAATACACAACATCTCAGAACGAATAGTGACAGAAGAGCTTCTTTCTGTAGAGACAGTGGAAACGGAACCTGTGACATCAATGACTATTATAGAACAAGTGGGGAAGGTGCATGTGTTGCCACTCCTTCAGGTCCAGGTGGATTCAGCCCAAGTAACTGTGGAACAGGTCCATGCAGATCTGTTAGAGGACAATCAGGTGCAAGGCACACAGGTGGAGGAGCTACCAGAACAGGTCCAAGTTAGTTACTTAGAAGTAGGTCGAATTCATACGGAAGAAGGGACTGAAGTACATGTGGAAGAACTGCATGTTGAACGTGTAAATCAAATGCAAATGGAAGTACAGGATGATCTTCTAGAAGAAGCTGACCTAGCGCAAGGGGACCCTGAAATCATGGACCAGGGAGAATTAGAAGAGAGTAAACAGAGCCAAGCAGGTGCTGCTGAGGCCAATAAGGAAGATCACGAACAAGGTGAAGATTTAAAGACTGAACCAATGGTAGATGGACAAACTTTAAAAACACAAACCTAGGACAGAACAGCTGTGCCAGTTTTAGAACGAAATaccaaatgaatatttttttaatttacattttgggGTTTTGAACTAAGGGCAGTGTGACTATCCTTAGGAAGACAGACAGGTGGACCAAAGCTAGAATATTTCCTATACTGCTGAACCGCTCGTATTAtcaagaacagattttttttttcttttttttttttcttttcacttaatGCCACAGAGGAGAGAATTTTCCCAGAAGTGGAGTAGTTTTGAAAAGTTAATTAGTGGAAACTTAAGTGGATTGCCACTTTATTATACTGTTTGGTATGAATGTAGCTACTTTCGTTGTGATAAAGTTTCCTCTTTCCCAGGTCATTGCCCTTCCTGAAACATTTTTGCATATTATAAAATCACATGTGAAATCATtagaatacatatacatgttcatGTATTCTAATGCATGTTAGAATATGTAGAAAACACAGGTCTGCATGAACAAAAACACATTTGTCACTGTGCGGTAAATTTTagcttttggcttttttttcttccccaccccaatgTTCAGTGAGACCAGCTCTGCGGCAGGGACAGAGAAATGGTGTTAAAAGTTTCAGAATGCaaaaacaatagtaataataataaaacccacACCCATGTGCCTTTTTCAACACTGACTAAACTTCTACAAATCTTCTTTAGCTCTTTAAAGGTTTGTGTGGCAAAGAGCAATGTAATTAATGCTATAGTACTTTATATTTTTGCTTATAATTGTTAGCTACCAattcttcatttcaatttgatTTCATACTGTGGCAGTTTTTTTAAAGGGCCATTTACAATTGGGAGATTTGGCTGCATCTGTGGTAAATTTTGTTTGGATAAAAAGTTGCACTAGTATTTTACCACCAGAtggaaaaaagattaaagaaaagcatcatttaaaattaatgtatttaaaaGCAAGTACagagaaaatatgtatataatatatcagGCTTTGGTTTTGAAATGgaaccttcccctctcccccgtTCTTATGTAAAGATCTTGTGCTGAATCTTTTAAAGCCATATATATGAGTGCTAAACTGTGGATTTAAAAGTAGGAgtgtaaatatttttaatcagTATTACTTGGAAAATAAACTATAACCAACCACACAAAGTAAACCAATGTGATATTATTTCCTTGATCTGTTGAAAAATTCAGGAGATATTTTTTTTCAGGAgatattttaatcttttaaagtaaacttaaaaaatattttgtggttctaatttttaatagtttacttgtgtgtatgcatgtatctgattctgagtttttttaaaatgtacataaaaGGTTAAGTTGGTGACTACAAATATGAGCCCAGATGCAGAATTCTTAGTAAGGAGCAAACCAAGCTCAATAAATGATTCTTGTTTtggttttaacttttttttttttaatttggtttttatttgatatttttattgtCACAGGTTGGAATCTTTTACCAGCCCAAtaaggagagggaaatggaattCTAAATTGCATGACTAACAATTCCCACGTAGGTTTCAAAGTGCTGGATGGGGAAGACCATCCACTAAAATCATTTAAGGTGATTCTAATATCAGTGAtaacctcctctgtaaaacacaGAAACAAATTACCTACTCAGCTCTTTGTACAGAGTGGTAAACAAAAAGAGTTGAATTTTGCCAATATAGTTTATGTAGATTCTTCTATGTATATATCATTGGCCATTATGTAACTATTCTATAGAACTTGTTCACTTAAAGGAATTATTATGGAGCCATTTAATACTTATTGCAATGTAATTAAATATACTAACATGTTATTTTCAGTGAGTATGCATTCAATGAGACCTTGGAGTTCTGAAATACCTGTAATGAAAGCTTTGCCAGATAGAGGTCCTCATAGACATTATGTAAAAGACTTAGTCATAATCTAGTGAGTCTGAAACTGAAAATAGCTCTGGTTGCACCAATAGGGAAGGCCAAAGTATGAAACGggtttatttttaaacataatcTCCTTTACTTGCAAGAGCTCTACTCATAAGACGAAGATCAGCTCCAAAGGCACATTGAAGGGTCAGATGTTGCCGCTGAACTTTCAGATTGGCAAAGCATTCTAATCCAGGTTAGAGTTCTCATCAGAAGacctaaaacaaaaccaaaaaaaccccatcaaAATATATAATTCTCATCCCCCACCCAAGCCCCTTTTCCTTAAGGCTCTCAGGGAGAAGACAACTATTCTGCAGCTCCAAGTACTTgtgaattgtgattttttttggagttGGGTGTTCACTAAGGAGAGTGAAGACTCGTTAGTCATTTCATGTTACCAAAGAATAAGCCTGACCATCCCTTTTATACTAGGTTACAAAGTCAGGTAAATAGACATTTTGAGATCCCTAGTATACATTTATGGTTATGAGAAACTGGCTTCAAAAATGTTGCCATTTTACTTCTTAATGTTTTATGTAAGGATCATGTGCTAACTTTTAAAACCATTCACATGAGTCTGACATTGTTAGCATATACCTATTCCCAGGCACAATGATACTGTATGTAACCTTAGGAACAAGCCTTTAGATTTGTTAGAGGAGATGAGTAGTGGGGTGGGATGTTGGGGAAAGACTTGGAataagaagacccaagttcagatgctgactctgatactagctgtgggacACTAGCAAAATCCCTAAGTCTCAACttttgtttctgtaaaatgaagatgataatatcCCACACAacttccctcacagggttgttgtgaggaaagggctttgtaaatttGAAATGTGAAATAGTTCTCAGTGCTTCTCTAGGGAAGAGCTCTACTTTCCCTATACTTTTGAAGAAATCTTTTGAAAGAaatgctttctcttttccccctccccccaatcctgAATGTAGTAAATATCTTGGACTCTTAACACGTTGTATATGAGTGCTAACCTGTGCTAACCTATGTTAAATGGAGACTACTTGAGCTCATGGCAGGTCTAACAgggaatctgagttcaaaaccccaCTCTCTTCCTGCTGCCTGTGCCCCTTGGACCTCCTtcacttttcttatctataaaaagagggcTTGATAGCCTCTGTAAGGACCTTTACAGCTCAAAAAGTTCACATTTTTAAAGATCTAATTCACAGGCACAGTGACATAACCCCAAAATGGTCAAAACTAGGATCTGTTGGTGAAGACCTTTTAGTCGAGTACGCTTTACAGTGTCATTATGAGTGCAGACTTGGGGGACCTTCAAGCAGGAACCAGAGTTAAGGCTTATTTGGATCCTTTTGCACACAAAGAAGGGCAGAGAAACTTAGTATTTAGTAGTAGTTGTTTTGTTCATCAGTCGTGCcgaactctctgtgaccccattaaggttttcttggcaaaggtactggagtggtttgtcatttccttgtccagctcattttacagatggggaaactgaggcaaatagggttaagtgactggctcagggatacacagctaataagtgtactaggctagatttgaactcttcctgatttctaggcccagcattttatccattgtaccacctagtagTTAAATTGGTTTACCTAGTATTACTGTGAGAAGATAAAGGTACCTAAGTCTTATTTGTTGCATATGctaaattcaaacatttattttgtgcttATCACAGGATGCCTTATTAGGCCCTCCAGGAGGACCATGTATGTTACCTCTATGCAAATAAGTAAATCCAAAGTAAATAAGTCATTTCAAGAGAAAGTGAATACTTCATGGGATCAGGAAGGGTGAAAACCCTGTATTCGTAATGCAGAGGCCAGAGGAAGTTCAAGTCCAGATCTTTGGGATCCACTTGAGCAATGATAGGAGGCAAGAGATGTCATATCATGTATCAGGAATAGTTAGAAATCTAGTTGGGATCAGGGAGTATGTGGAGGGGGAGAATACAAAATATGTCTGGAAAGGTAAATTAGGAGCCAGGTTGTGGAGAACGTTAAAATATCAGGCTGaagatttttgtattttatcctgggaCTAATAAAGAGCTGTTGAAAGGTTGAGAAGAGGGAACTTAGTCGATTTG from Trichosurus vulpecula isolate mTriVul1 chromosome 1, mTriVul1.pri, whole genome shotgun sequence includes:
- the ZNF131 gene encoding zinc finger protein 131 isoform X3, which translates into the protein MKSHSTESFKCDICNKRYLRESAWKQHLTCYHLEEGGASKKQRPGKKIHVCQYCDKQFDHFGHFKEHLRKHTGEKPFECPNCHERFARNSTLKCHLTACQSGVGAKKGRKKLYECQVCNSVFNSWDQFKDHLVIHTGDKPNHCTLCDLWFMQGNELRRHLKEIHNISERIVTEELLSVETVETEPVTSMTIIEQVGKVHVLPLLQVQVDSAQVTVEQVHADLLEDNQVQGTQVEELPEQVQVSYLEVGRIHTEEGTEVHVEELHVERVNQMQMEVQDDLLEEADLAQGDPEIMDQGELEESKQSQAGAAEANKEDHEQGEDLKTEPMVDGQTLKTQT